AATTATCCATATCCATCGCAATTTCAGGCTCAGAAAGCATGGCATCGACTTCAATCAATCGGTGAGCCAATTGCTCTAACCGATCTCGCATAGTGTCTTTCATAAATTATTTGAATAAAAAATAAACAGCAAACCACCTCGTTGTACAGGAAACAACGATACAAAGAAAGCAAAAATAGCTAACGGCTGCGGTTTTGGGAGGGAATTAAGTGTGGGACTAGGCCTAGCAGCTGTTCACGATCAGCCCCCTGGCTTTGGTTTAGCTGAGTCAATGGGCCGTGTAAGTATTTATGCTGCAAACTATGGGCTAGCCACTCTAGAACCTGATTTGGATCATCACCTCGGGCCATCATACGCTTTGCACGATCTAGCTCATGGTCTGAGATTTGTTGAGCCCGGTCTTGTAGGCTAACAATGGCAGGTACGAGCTCTCTGTTTTGCAACCAGTGCATAAAATTTTGTACCCGCGTATCAATGATGGTCTCGGCCTGTACTACTGCGGCTTGACGCGCATCACTGGCTTTTTGAACCATGCGACCTAAATCATCAACAGAGTACAAATACACGTCGGATAAACGAGAAACCTCTGGTTCAATATCGCGGGGAACAGCTAAATCCACCATCACAATGGGGCGATGACGTCGCTGTTTAATTGCACGCTCTATCATCCCCAAGCCCAAAATGGGCAAGGTGCTGGCCGTACAGGAAATAATCACGTCGTAATTAGCAATAGTTTCAGGCAAATCTGCCAAACGCATGGTCTGAGCATTATTAAAACGAGCTGCCAAATTTTCTGCCCGTTCTGCGGTACGGTTTGCCACCATAATATGTTTGGGATTGGTCGCCGCAAAATGAGCCGCACAGAGTTCGATCATTTCGCCTGCACCAATGAACAACACATTAGTTTGGGACAAATCACCATATACACGCTGAGCTAAGCGCACCGAAGCGGCCGCCATCGAAACAGAATGCACCCCAATGGCTGTCTGAGTCCGAACCTCTTTGGCCACAGCAAAAGTACGCTGAAACAACTGATGCAACAGTGTGCCTAAGGCCCCTGCCTCGTTGGCTACACGCACCGCGTCTTTCATTTGCCCCAAGATCTGAGGCTCGCCCAACACCATCGAATCTAAACCACTGGCGACTCTAAAGGCATGGCGTACTGCCTCGTTGTGTTCATAGCGATACAAATGAGGGGTTAAATCATCAGAACGTAAACTATTGAAATTAGCAATCCAAGCCGGGACATGGTCAATCACATGAGGTTCGGCAGCGCAATATAGCTCGGTGCGATTACAGGTAGATAGGATTGCTGCTTCGCGCACACCTGACCCAAATGCCGAACGCAGACCCTCGAGCGCAGGCCGCACAACATCCAAAGGAAATGTCACGCGCTCACGCACCGACACCGGCGCCGATACATGGTTAAGACCGAAAGTTAAAACGTCTACAGTCATGGGCAAAAAAATAAAACTCAAAAAGGTGGCACAGTTGTAATTATCTGATTATAATCCCCCAACGCTGATAACTGAAATCTATAGCTATTAAGCGCACGTCTGCCGGTCAAAACTGTTGTTTTTACTGTTTTTAGATAAGGCTAGACAAATAAAGTTTGGATGTGCTATAGTTAAATCTTTAGCGCAACACAAATGCCTAAATAAGTGGCCTTGTAGCTCAGTCGGTAGAGCAGAGGATTGAAAATCCTTGTGTCGGTGGTTCGATTCCGCCCAAGGCCACCAAAGAATTCAAGCACTTAGCCCAGTTTTTTAGCTGGGCTTTTTGCTGTCCGAAATAAATGTAAGTAGTTTTGTAAGTGAGTCGATAATAACTGTCGTGCAAATAAAAAGTTACTCACATGCATTATCTCATGCAGGCCCCTCTTTTTAAATCTATATCTATAACCTCTCTTTAGGTGGTCAGCAGTGACCTACTTTAGAGGCTGTTAGTGATCAGCTATGACTAGCGTTAGTGTTATACACAAGTCAGTAGTGAACATAGTCAATCTGACCTGTGTATAACATCACACTAAAAAAAACTAAAGTTTACGGTTTCTTCCTATCTATACTCTCTTTTATTCTTTGTAGAGCCTCGACAACATCGGCGGGTAGCTTCTCTAAATCGCAATCAGACAAAATATTCTCAAAATATGGGGCTG
This Paenalcaligenes faecalis DNA region includes the following protein-coding sequences:
- the hemA gene encoding glutamyl-tRNA reductase — encoded protein: MTVDVLTFGLNHVSAPVSVRERVTFPLDVVRPALEGLRSAFGSGVREAAILSTCNRTELYCAAEPHVIDHVPAWIANFNSLRSDDLTPHLYRYEHNEAVRHAFRVASGLDSMVLGEPQILGQMKDAVRVANEAGALGTLLHQLFQRTFAVAKEVRTQTAIGVHSVSMAAASVRLAQRVYGDLSQTNVLFIGAGEMIELCAAHFAATNPKHIMVANRTAERAENLAARFNNAQTMRLADLPETIANYDVIISCTASTLPILGLGMIERAIKQRRHRPIVMVDLAVPRDIEPEVSRLSDVYLYSVDDLGRMVQKASDARQAAVVQAETIIDTRVQNFMHWLQNRELVPAIVSLQDRAQQISDHELDRAKRMMARGDDPNQVLEWLAHSLQHKYLHGPLTQLNQSQGADREQLLGLVPHLIPSQNRSR